Genomic window (Nomia melanderi isolate GNS246 chromosome 14, iyNomMela1, whole genome shotgun sequence):
GCGGCGATGAGAGACAGGAAAAAAGTATTCGACTCTGGTTTCGGTTGCATTATGTAGggtgtaaatattaatataacatgcTCATTAGTAGCATAACATTCGAAAAGATAATTCGaacaacaaattttataaaataattatgaatgaaataatcaattacttatttaatacgaactaaattaataaataaaaatgcacGAATAAAATTAACTTTTATGTCGTTAACATTCATCGTTGaatagttatttaaaaatacgtacataacaatgataaaaatatacgtaATAAGATGCGTCACCTACTGCAACAAATATTTACGCGATTACGAAAGTTTGGCAAATTTTATCATAAGCAAACATGCAATTTTGTTATTCATCCGTTTTCCAGTTAATATGATCAAATAAATACCATTTAATGcacagattaaaaaaaaatcaatattttatttgtgcaAATCTTTTTTCATAAGGCAATTCTGtactatttaaataatgttataattaaaaaaaaaagtgataGAAAGTAGGTAGGTTTACTTTAGACTAATGCATTCAGTTTGCAGGTCAGGTTTCAGAAGCCTTATTCTTAGGTGCATTGCAACATGCAAACTGATTGCTAATAATGTTCCTCTTACCACctacacatatgtatatgtatacgcacatgtatatatgtacatgtacattctgagaatattaaaatattaaaaaatttaaaagaattaatttaatttcttgatAACTTCATTGTTATATAGATTTTGCCTAATGATGCCAGGGCAAGAAGGCTATTTGTAACATCCGGTGGTTTAAAGAAAGTACAAGAAATTCAAGCAGAACCTGGTTCAACGCTTTCagaatatatacaaattatcaATTGCTGTTTTCCAGAAGAAATTGTCAGGTTGTTGTTGCTCTTATGTTCTTACACAAACAGTATTTCGACTGGTAAATTCAATGGATTGTTCGTTCGATCATAAGTTAATAATTACAGTTAGTTTATGATCATACAACAATTAATAACTTGAATATTTGTGGAGAAACctggaatttataatttataagttaTAATGTTGTATTGCCAAGGTAtacgattattttaaaatactgatttatttttaatgctttATTATTCGCACTAAATTAAATTGCTAGAATTCTTGTAagattttttatgttaataaagtCGTCAGTACATGTAGAAGAGTACGTGTATGTTAAGATAATGGCAACAATAGATAATCATCAAAAACACTAGTTGCTTTTGACATAACCCTAGCACAGGTTTACTTACCGAAGGAATTGGATAGTGTAAAATTTTCTCGATGAAAATGTCCAGTCTTCTTAGAGTCGTTCGCACCAACAGCGAATGCAAACAACTGCTGCTCCGTTTCTGGATCTCGCGTGTCTTAATTTAAATCGGACAAGTTAATATACGGCGCGATCGCCATGTTGTCACAGCTGATTgcattggaaaaatagaaaccTGAAGTTTAATGGATCAATAATTTTACGCGTACTCAATGATTTCTATAATTTACCTATCAATCCtgtacttttatatgtttcttatcTAAATGGCGATATAATTTGACGTCATTCGTGTTTATCAATTATGAACGTATACTTTTTACATATTGTTATCTAGCATTCCGATTCATTTCATGATTATTgcgataaatcatttttttaatatactttttacatATCTCACTTGAAAAGTAATCTGACTATTACTTAAGTTTTCATGACTATATTCGattcctttaatttatttcctacTAAAAGTTCTCGTTTAATCTGCATTAACTTAATCATTACATTTATTACTATCAGATATTATTCTCCTGGATATCCGGACAGTCTCTTGGAAGCGGTCGAACTGTATCAACCAAAATGCCCATCGCTTTTTGCAATGGAAAAACACGAGTTATCTGATACCGATTCCAAATCTACTCTGTCATCTCATAACGAAGATTGTTAAAATAATGCtcattattattagattttctaattGTATATGACCGTTATGCTTACATGTATCATTCggtaaattaaagtaatttcttaGTAAATACTGGTAATTATGAAGTTTCATgcgcgttttaattaaaatatatttaaaattagtattttatttacccGCTTCTTTAACAACGTATGATTGGTAAAATCAAGCAGTGGTGCTTAATATGATTGTATCGaatgacaataaataaataaattaacaatgcTGCTGGAAAATGATATATAAGTTTTTCGaagaattgtatattaatataaagtcTATATTATACGAAGTTGtttcagatatttataattattcctaaATTTAATAAGATTGGAAAGTTAGATAAAAAGCACCACTGTTCAGTTGGGTTAAAATAGGTGGATGAGGGAGGCCGCGTGTAGCAAAACATTGTAGCAAGGTTACCTGTTAAAGgtacaaaagtatttattacattgttatgtattaattcaaataattcataaaaatgaGCAAAGTGAttgaaaagaaacataaaatgaCTACACAGAAATCTGCTGTGCATAAAAAATCCGCAAAGAAACGCATGTCTATGAAGACGTTGTATGATCCAAAATTTACTGTGCCTTTACataaaaaacgaagaaatgaaTATGATCCGAAAGAAGAAGCCAGGTAGAGTTCTAATAAGATTTACAATAATATAGGTGTTATTTGAATCTATGTATTAAAttctaacaaatttttttatagattagAAAGAATCGTGTTTGGAGATCCAAgtgatattataaacaatttattaaatgacGAAGACGAATTAGACGCAAACGAAAGTGTTAGTGTCAACAACCATGATAATGATTCTGACGTACTAAATGTTGAAACTGTTGATGCAACCAGTCAAAGGAAAATAGCATGGATAGATGAAGAAGATGAACAATATTCGTATGTActacattatatataattattgattgAACTATTATTGCTTAATCcagttataattttacaattatttttcatattagaGCACGGACAGCTGCACAGCTACAAAATCGAAGATTACCAGCTAGAATATTAGAGAAATCGTATAAAGATATTTTGCATACGAAACATAGTCATCTAGTAGGCACACCAAAGTGGgctacattaaaaaatttagaagaaGATAAGGATGATTTAGATACCGAAATATTAAAGGTAAAAATATGATGTCATTTCAGTTTGGATTATATCTAATATTACATCATGTTTTTTCAGCATAGCTGTCATTTGGAAAAACCTAAAGTGAAAAATTTACCTAAGAGTGTAATTGATATAAAAGCTTTGAATCTGATCAATAAAGAAACACATTTCGAAGGACCAATTATATCCAGTGTAGAATTTCATCCATCTTCCACTGTAGCCTTGGTTGCTGGCACATCTGGAACATTGTCCCTCTTTCAAGTaagtaattacattttaaataaatatattcgcacttcttaatagaaaatatattcagtGATCACATAATTATAGGTAGAtggtatagaaaataataaactgcATTCAATGCAATATAAGAAGTTTCCTATTAATGTAGCAAAATTTTTAAGAGATGGCACAGAAGTTTTAATTGGTTCTAAATACTATCCATATTGCCATTCCTATAATCTTATGAGTGGAAAAACACGTAAAATACCATTACCACATGGTGTTACTAATATGCCGGTTTGTATAGttacatttttcaaagtatACTTATTCATAGTAGCTAACACTTTCCATATAATCATTTAGAATTGTGAAGTATCGCCAGATGGGAAGTTGTTAGCTTTTTGTGGTCGATTgggagaaatttatttattaacaagttCATCCAAAGAACTTATTGGTACTTTGAAAATGAATGCAAGGTGCAGGGCAGTATGTTTCACACCAGATAGTAAATCACTTATTACACATGGTGGTAAGTATTATGTGTATATTTCTGCTTTTTAatcttgtatattatattaacaattgcatttttattttgttatgaaCAACTGTAGATGGTTCTGAAATGTACGTTTGGGATGTAAATAGTCGTTCATGTATACATCGTGCTATAGATGATGGATGTTTGTCTTGTGCATCTATTGCAGTTTCTCCAAGTGGTCAGTTTTTGGCAACAGGTAGTAAGGAAGGTGTTGTTAATTTGTATGATACAAAAACAGTGTTGCAAAGTAAGGATCCTGTTCCTTTAAAAATTTTTCTGAACCTTGTAACATCAGTTACTAGTTTAAAGTTTAACTCTTACTCCGAGATATTAGCAATGGCTTCTGATAAAAAGAATAATGCATTTAAAATGGCGCATTTACCGTCGTTCACTgtcttttcaaattttcccaCACTTCAAACAAACCTAACAATGCCAGAAGCCATCAACTTTTCTCCAGGTAGTGGTTACTTAGGTATTTCCAACAGATCAGGTTCTGCTTTCTTGTATAGATTAAAACATtatggaaattattaaacatcgtGTACTTTgtgaaatacatataaatattaagatttttttaataaaatatttaattattgatgtTGGCATTCTATTTAGACAAAACATTTTATGATCAAACAGAGGTGGAATGGGAATTGATATatgttaacaattattatttactaatacaTTAAGATACATATACCTACCAGTGAAAAATAATGTTAGTTTATTTATctctttgtttttaaatatacatagaCAAACGAATTTCTATGAACTATCTGATGAAATATCTGTACCATGTAAAATtgagtaaacaattttttttatatattttattttaaaaaacgtgttaaaaatactagataaataatacattttcgtCTGTATATCACGTTCATCATTTACTTATACTTTTCAGGAGTTCtcgtgtatttattttaatgtttgtatACCATGTATACAAAGCTACAAACTAATATACTTCTTGATATTTGAAATGAGAAGAGATTATGATACTCTTTTActcagaaaatatagaaatcaatTGCGATTACGTTTTTATAGAAGTTATtatgaaaaaagaatttaataatcctTCTCTTACAAGGAAACCTTACAGTTGGAATGTCGAAAAGTTTACCACAATAATTAATTGAGacattttatcaaataaaaaggTTTAGACAATAAAAAAGTACAGTTAAGAAGTTTAACCTAACATTTATTATAGCTGAAAAATATATGTGATATGTctaataatcaatataataattggtattataatgaacagaaagtatttttccttataATGTATTAGTTTCGTATGtactataattctattttaatttcttttaatgtaaACATTGCCGTGgtgattaaaatgtaaaatgagaTCGTTATTACCTAATACTACATGAAGCTTTAATCAAAACGAATAGGAAATCaagtaaaagtaaaaacaaataaatgaagaagaaataGTGTAGAAATTCACAAAAACCCCTCAACTGAAGGGAACGTATTTTGAACTCGGGATCTTTTGAATATGAAACCATCGTTTTACCAAATCCGCTATTTCACCTGTTGAGAATATAACGAATAAGTAAATGTATTTGACgatcataaaattaaaaagttaaatatttttataaataatgcgtATTGGCGAAAACGGTGGGAtacgtgttaatttatttttaccctAAATTAATCACAAAAAGTTGGATTAAAATTTTCGACATCCCAGTTGTAAGGTCTCCTTGTTAGTATTTGtactaaaaattaatagtaaagCGGTatcactttttaaaaattttactaataaaaatagcattacaaaataatatctataaacaGAAAACACGTTTGTAATGATGTAGATAAATAGCTTCCATAGAAGCATAACTACCTCCTTTGGTCggtttagatttttattaaaaaaatcataaaagtatattttataatgtgcAGTACACATAgatatgtatacacatatattttttagtgacaaaaattgtattacagatatatacgtgtatacatacacatatgcaCGCGTATGCCTTTATAAAGCATATTTTCTTGCATTTTTATTTGCACAATCATTTGGTATatgattttttatctttttcattaACGTTTCCCATGATTTCCAACCATGATTCTGAAGATGTTTCAACTTCTGCGTACATATACTTACATACTTAATAATATCATTACACTTTAGCTTATACGCGTACAAAATATTTACTACGGTATGTACAGAACTCCGGCATTCCAAGTCATTAAACAAATCTTTTTAAGTCTTCGTCtcttcttttaattttgaaGTTTGTAAGTTAATTTGTTCAGTTTCTATATTCCTTTGGTGAATAGGTGTGAGGAACACTAGCTATTGGTCCCCCGTTGTCGTCGCAAGGGCACTGGTATCTCCACTACTACTTTCTACTATAAGCATTACAGTTTCAGCAGCACCCCTTACACATTCCACTTGATGTCCTGCCCAATCTTTGCGTTGACAAAATGTTGAACAATATGGTGTTCTCCTACATAAAGAACACTCTGCAAATGCTTCTCTGTCGCAATTAGCGCactgaagaaaaaagaaaaaagaagatgaaAAATTTGATACATTTTGTGGATGGTATTTTTAATAGAACTTAAAGCATTATctttatatattacttttttgTTATGAGTATCCGATGCTGGTTGTAATCCAACAGCTTCAATGACATCTCCTCTACCTCCTAGTTGGGCTACTAGTGCTTGCTCCCTTCTTTGTTGTCTGTTTACCTCCTTAGCTTCTTCTAAGGTTCTTCTAAATTCGTAAGCtagttttaacattttatttgacatttcGTCGAGTTTTTTAAAGATATCATCGATCTGTCCATTTTCTGACTGATGTACATTTTGAACTACTCCATCTTGATCTTGTGGTTGCTGTACAACTAAACCATCTGTTGAGACAAACTGTGGCCATACTTCCTTATCAGGTACAACAACTTCACTGTCACTTTCATCATTATTGCTCCCATCGCGGGAATTAtcactttttatttttcgtgTTGGTACATCTCCGTCTGATGTATCCCTGGCTCTTTTCCTACGCTTGTAAGGCGTAAACAATCGAACTGGTCCTGTCTGTAAAATTTAGTATAATCAGAAtaccaattaaaattaataataaatcaattgaacATACTTACAGCACTATCATCATCGCAACATGCTGCACAAGTGCAAGAGGTTGCATGTGGCTTTAAAATTTGCTCATCAATTAGAGTCTGTAAACTTCTGCCACCGAATCTAATACTACGTTTCCAATCTTTACTCGAAGCTCTTCCACAGAGTGCCTCAAACTCACTTGGAGTATACCAGTCTTGTCCAAGTTTAATACATCTCCCTCTAGCTCCAGATCCAAATCTGCTTTTATGTAACTCTGCATTTGTATTTTTACACCTGACAGGCAACACTGCCAAATTAGCGGATTCCGACCAACTGCATATTTGTTGAGTATTCGCTGTGGACACATGTATTTGCTCAGATTCATGTTCCTCTGTACTGTTCTGAATTACTATGTGCGTTGCCTTTAGTTCTCCGTTCCACCTTAAAGGATCAGTGTCTTTATCATGACGAGGTTCACAAATAAAACCGTTGTCAACACATAGCATCTGCTTGAATTGTCCCGAGCCAGGTAACTGAAAGAGAAAATAACATTCATCAAAGTGGTCTTTCCCATGAAATATTTACTGTAGAGTGGGGAGCACTGCATTAGGCACAGTATTAGGAAAACGAATTCGAGCGATTCAACTGCCATGTTAATGAATAAATCAAATCAAACAACAGTGAAAGGAACACGTGTCTTCGCGTTGCAGCATGTGGACAAGCGTAGTTGTATATGTTTGCATTCTGCGTGTACACCGTGCACAACTACCGAGGCTCGCGTGTTGCGAGTAGAAGGTAAAATCCAACCCCACCACGCACGCCATTCAACAATCATTCAACGAAAAAGGGATTgtcgaatattaatataatcggTGGCCTTCTCAGCGGTGTCAAGGAATGGATAATATGAATGAAAAGGTTCTCGTTTCGACCGACCTGCAACTGATCCGAGGTGATGACGTTGAAGGTCGTGCCGTTGGTTGAGTTCGCTACACCGATGATAGAACCGACAGGCAAAGAAACCGGTACCCCGACTCCTGGAACACCAGGAACACCCGGTACCGAAGTGACGCTCGCCGTCACCGCGACGGGATGTGCCTCGTGTTCGGTCGTTAGGGCGGACGCCTCCTCGGTCTCGCTCGTCAACGGTTCGGACATGTCCGGTAGCACGGCGACACTTTCCGATGTTTGACTCTCCTCCATTTCGGCTGTTCTCGCCTCTCGCGCACACTATGGCGTCAGCGCACGCTCAACACAGCGCCACGATTTTTTGATAGCCGCTGCGATTCCTCGCGACGCAACGGAACCGAGACTTCCTTTGCTACGACGGCAGCCGTTACAAAGTAACCACGATCGAATTGAAATTACAAGTGCCACGATCAACGAATGCAACGTTAGATAATCGTAATCTCATTATTTTTTCCGCTACAATTCGCAGGTTTGAATGTTTTCTCCGTTTTCTACGGTGTACATTACGGGTACGAGTTGTCTCCCGATGTCGAGTGCCATCTTTACATACGTCAGGCAGCGCTCTGTTTGAATTTTCCATTGAACGCTTTCGACGGCAGATCGAACGCGATCCGTATAATATTCTCAAGGATTCTTATCTTTGTTTCCCTCGTTAAAAGGATGCAGAAGGTATCGATCGGAACAAGAGTGAAGAAGTGTTGAATTTGGTAAATTCACGTGGAACAATATCTCGCTCGTAAAGGGGATCTCTAACCTATCTGTGTGCCGGAGTGAACcgttaatttcgaaaaattacgTTTCGGCAATTTATCATATTTGTCGGTACGTCGACCGTATAACTCATTCTTGTTTCATTGATACAGTTCTCAGATTGTTTGTCGTTCATTATGTACTCGGAAACGGGCAGATCCAACCATGATACGCAGGGGATAGATAATTCAGAAAAAGTCGAGGAAACAGTTGTGTTAGGTATATACTATCGATCGATTTCAAGAATATTGAAGTATACAGAAAAATAGATTTCATTGTATCGAATGTTTTCCAGAAAATTTACTCGAGTTGAAAGAAACAGTATCTCcagaaaaagtgaaagaattgtCAACGATCGGTACGCAGACCCCTCTAACGTTGATCAAAGTAACTGTAACGTCGTCGTCGGTGCGTCGGCAATTTATCGACAGTGCAGCAACACCGACGCGGTTCAGTTCTGTAACTGTCCACGATTACTTTCACGGATCCCGCGAAAACGTAAAGTCTTTTACAAAGCGACATATGTATTGCATGTGCATTGCTTGTTCGATTATTTCTCGAATTTTCATCGAACGCAGACCCCGGCCACGCTTAGCCGCGAAGTCACGACGCAAGCAACACCTCCTCATCCGTTATTGATGCCTAGATCGTCGCGGGATACTCTGCAAATGTCTGCCTCGTTTTCCTCTTTCAAGTCCGACCAAAGAAACGAGGTTCTAACCGTGACGACGGATTACGGAATACCCTCGCCAAATGCGATTAACGAATCTGGTACACTTTGTTAACGTTcccttttattttacaatttcattccGTCGCGACCCGTTACAATCGTTTAACCTTTGTATATTTCGTGAAGACGATCAAGACGTACGTTTATCCGTGCAAGGTTCGTATAGGCATTCGGATGCAATAAATCCGACGTCGAGTAATCGAGAAGCAACCAGAAGTATGTTGTCAACGCTGGAAATAGACCAGCAACGATGGAGCTTAACTAGTTGTTTACATTGCGCGTCGAGCGTGGATGATGAAGTACTcaaatttaaatactataatcagTGTTTCATAGCATTAAACCGTGCAGAGCAGCAGAATAATATGCCAATTTTTGAAAGGTAAACGAGAAAGGCATTGCAAACGCTAGAGTAGTATTTATTACGCCTTTTTTATTTACCTTCCAAAATTGAGAGATTATTCAGCTGGACTGTGTAAGATAATGGAGATTGATTACTGGATTAGCCAGAGATGTATGCTCGTATAAGAGATGCGCCACCGACGTATTCAACGATATTCGGTCGTACGACACGTAATTGGAGTCCATTTCGATCAACGAATCAGTCGTCTTTCATCGCTCCGATACCACCTCCTAGTTATGCCCAAGCCCAAGGGATTTGCTTCGCGTCCTGTTCAGCGGATCAGCTGCTTTCACGTAATAAAATATCCTATTCTCCGGAAATTGTTACAGACGACAGATTGCTAGTGATGTTAAAACATACCTCTCcgatttacaataattttctttctctttttcttttatagcAAACGCGAATCGACTTTGGACCACAAGACCCACAACTGCCTTCTGTCCCCGTTGCACTACACTCGTCGTCACGACTGTAGAAGTTCGCCAGTCCATAATTACTCACGTTACCGCTTTCGCGCTTTTCTTATGCGGGTGCAAATCAATTTACaaacgtttaacacgttccgtgtcgCGTGCGGCGTATACGACGCTGAACCTTCCGTTCAGGCCGTTTGGAATTTTCATTGAGAAACGaaggatttttgaaaaatttattgttgaGTTAAATGTAGGCGTCTTAACTCCTTGCTCTATGatctatttttcaactatgactGATACAACAACTTTgccgataataatttattgaaaaaagagaaatatttatcattacatTGTAGGGTAAACGTAGATGTAGAATACgcatgttattttattttacaatattatttttctgttgtttatCATTATGTTGTGgggtaaacgtagacatagaatacgcatagaataacagaaaaataatatttcattcgaattcaaaggaattgaataatattcatgtttgttagatcctatttaaaatgttcactacGAGTCTTACACgttattgtatggcaaggggttaatatcatcTATACTgcgtttatttgattttatttaattgtaaaagtgtGGGTTGTATACGCCTCACGCGGCCTGAACGGAGAGTCTTAAAAAACGGCAAGCTACATACATATACACCACGCGTAATTGTGacgtttcatttgtttcagATGCTGGCCATGTTGCACGTTGCCGTACTGCATGAACACTTGCAAAAATATCGACCATTATTGTCCTGCTTGTCGCACGCATCTTGGAACCTACAGACCGTGTTGACCAATGCTTAGAAAAGTACTTGGAAAGTTGACTTTCTCACTTATCAGCCGACGCATCTAATACGTTCCGCCGTTAGAGAAATGTTTTGTAGTGCTTGTACAAAGAGAGATGAAAAgagcattatttataaagatGTTATCGCTGCTTAACGTCAATGAATCTTCCGAAAGCATTGTCGCTGTACGAAGTAAGCCTGCGTCGCTGACGTGCTCACGGTTGCATCGATAGGGGCCGGGAGTCACTTAATTGCCGGTGTGAAAGTGAAA
Coding sequences:
- the wcd gene encoding U3 small nucleolar RNA-associated protein 18 homolog wicked, which encodes MSKVIEKKHKMTTQKSAVHKKSAKKRMSMKTLYDPKFTVPLHKKRRNEYDPKEEARLERIVFGDPSDIINNLLNDEDELDANESVSVNNHDNDSDVLNVETVDATSQRKIAWIDEEDEQYSARTAAQLQNRRLPARILEKSYKDILHTKHSHLVGTPKWATLKNLEEDKDDLDTEILKHSCHLEKPKVKNLPKSVIDIKALNLINKETHFEGPIISSVEFHPSSTVALVAGTSGTLSLFQVDGIENNKLHSMQYKKFPINVAKFLRDGTEVLIGSKYYPYCHSYNLMSGKTRKIPLPHGVTNMPNCEVSPDGKLLAFCGRLGEIYLLTSSSKELIGTLKMNARCRAVCFTPDSKSLITHGDGSEMYVWDVNSRSCIHRAIDDGCLSCASIAVSPSGQFLATGSKEGVVNLYDTKTVLQSKDPVPLKIFLNLVTSVTSLKFNSYSEILAMASDKKNNAFKMAHLPSFTVFSNFPTLQTNLTMPEAINFSPGSGYLGISNRSGSAFLYRLKHYGNY
- the Deaf1 gene encoding deformed epidermal autoregulatory factor 1, which encodes MEESQTSESVAVLPDMSEPLTSETEEASALTTEHEAHPVAVTASVTSVPGVPGVPGVGVPVSLPVGSIIGVANSTNGTTFNVITSDQLQLPGSGQFKQMLCVDNGFICEPRHDKDTDPLRWNGELKATHIVIQNSTEEHESEQIHVSTANTQQICSWSESANLAVLPVRCKNTNAELHKSRFGSGARGRCIKLGQDWYTPSEFEALCGRASSKDWKRSIRFGGRSLQTLIDEQILKPHATSCTCAACCDDDSATGPVRLFTPYKRRKRARDTSDGDVPTRKIKSDNSRDGSNNDESDSEVVVPDKEVWPQFVSTDGLVVQQPQDQDGVVQNVHQSENGQIDDIFKKLDEMSNKMLKLAYEFRRTLEEAKEVNRQQRREQALVAQLGGRGDVIEAVGLQPASDTHNKKCANCDREAFAECSLCRRTPYCSTFCQRKDWAGHQVECVRGAAETVMLIVESSSGDTSALATTTGDQ
- the LOC116427193 gene encoding uncharacterized protein LOC116427193, whose amino-acid sequence is MYSETGRSNHDTQGIDNSEKVEETVVLENLLELKETVSPEKVKELSTIGTQTPLTLIKVTVTSSSVRRQFIDSAATPTRFSSVTVHDYFHGSRENTPATLSREVTTQATPPHPLLMPRSSRDTLQMSASFSSFKSDQRNEVLTVTTDYGIPSPNAINESDAGHVARCRTA